One window of the Shewanella khirikhana genome contains the following:
- a CDS encoding AAA family ATPase yields the protein MIILVGGEKGGSGKSCLAQNIAVFLTKECGGSVIMVDCDPQRTTSDWIQARNNNPKLPAINCVQLYGKIRNDLLSLEQHYDYVIVDCGGQDNLALRATMSVASHILMPLRPKRRDLKTVSHMDDVVATCMMINPKMRATFVITQCPTLPSQGSRIIEAKEVCRTYDINVLDAITYSRNIYDDSEESGLSVIEIEPKGKAADEIRAIACELLQARDAAEVRNQLQQAQIGKMRGQYGSGRSQEKLYAV from the coding sequence ATGATTATTCTGGTCGGCGGCGAAAAAGGTGGCAGTGGCAAAAGTTGCCTCGCCCAAAACATCGCGGTGTTCCTCACCAAAGAATGTGGTGGCTCCGTCATCATGGTGGATTGTGACCCGCAGCGTACCACCTCAGATTGGATCCAGGCCCGTAACAACAACCCCAAGTTGCCGGCCATCAACTGTGTCCAGCTCTACGGCAAAATCCGCAATGACTTGCTGAGCCTGGAGCAACACTACGACTATGTGATTGTGGACTGTGGTGGTCAGGACAACCTGGCACTGCGTGCGACCATGTCGGTTGCCTCTCACATCCTGATGCCCCTGCGCCCCAAGCGCCGCGACCTCAAGACCGTGAGCCACATGGACGACGTGGTCGCCACCTGTATGATGATCAACCCCAAGATGCGCGCCACCTTCGTTATCACCCAGTGCCCCACCCTGCCAAGCCAGGGCAGCCGCATCATAGAAGCGAAAGAAGTCTGCCGCACCTACGATATCAATGTGCTGGATGCCATTACCTACTCACGCAACATCTATGATGACAGCGAAGAGTCCGGTCTGTCGGTGATTGAAATCGAGCCAAAAGGCAAAGCGGCCGATGAAATCCGTGCCATTGCCTGTGAACTGCTGCAGGCTCGCGATGCCGCCGAAGTGCGCAATCAGTTGCAACAAGCTCAGATAGGCAAGATGAGAGGTCAATATGGGTCTGGCAGATCTCAAGAAAAACTCTACGCGGTCTAA
- a CDS encoding CopG family transcriptional regulator yields the protein MSIDDFIDGANRYAMGLPQQRGAVISLEELRHRGVANQQAEPRRTPPFRKATFTLSESAIAHLAEMATDCDIAKSKLVRYLIEYHYQLTPEERQLIEQQLKID from the coding sequence ATGTCCATCGATGATTTCATCGATGGCGCCAATCGCTACGCCATGGGTCTGCCACAGCAACGGGGCGCGGTGATTTCGCTGGAAGAACTGCGTCACCGCGGCGTTGCCAATCAACAGGCAGAGCCCCGCCGTACACCGCCGTTTCGCAAGGCCACCTTTACCTTAAGCGAATCGGCAATTGCACATCTGGCTGAAATGGCGACCGATTGCGACATCGCCAAGTCCAAGCTGGTGCGATATTTAATCGAGTATCACTATCAGCTGACGCCGGAAGAGCGCCAACTGATAGAACAGCAACTGAAAATAGATTAA
- a CDS encoding ABC transporter substrate-binding protein, producing MALFTKIGGMGLLLSLVCSPLWADFSLDQIPPIKDKTPITLVAETGFWTDYLREQMLPAFTRQTGVQVRVVSTPLDDMFALQQDSLQTAKGSYDLLTMEAGWAKEWAANGYTVPLEELANLYDPGGTQAMSHYLEPYYPALLSILSYHGEVHAIPYNNYVMGNHYRRDLFEHPDEQRAFSKRFGYPLAPPGTLAQLRDIAAFFTRKAGDSLAGKRLDYPFYGVALMSGDRPHINDEFSAMLWSEGDNWFAPVYDSNGEVHHFDVSRNLEKKIKVAALYQDLKNFAVPADDNFAFNEAADALANGRTAMWPFAYNNLWYKSAAVEQRIEGAVLDVAQVPGGHPYVGAYAFAVSYDSRNPEAAYWLLKYMGSYQAQYDYAMGGGNPCRMDVATHTDFQKPDLKAIGGAFLASHQANLGWGDGVHKLGHFTSSAMGQIYPELAKSCFAVSRNPARAGQYFGELNQTILRLQNTFGEKAALER from the coding sequence ATGGCACTTTTCACTAAGATTGGCGGCATGGGATTGCTGCTGAGCCTGGTGTGCAGCCCGTTATGGGCCGACTTCTCCCTGGATCAGATCCCTCCCATCAAAGATAAAACCCCCATCACTCTGGTGGCCGAAACCGGCTTCTGGACCGACTATTTGCGCGAGCAAATGTTGCCGGCATTTACCCGTCAAACCGGTGTGCAGGTGCGGGTTGTTAGCACCCCTTTGGATGATATGTTTGCGCTGCAGCAAGACTCACTGCAAACCGCCAAAGGCAGTTACGACCTGCTGACCATGGAGGCCGGCTGGGCAAAGGAGTGGGCCGCCAATGGCTACACAGTGCCACTTGAGGAGCTGGCCAATCTGTACGATCCCGGCGGCACCCAGGCCATGAGCCACTATCTTGAGCCTTACTATCCGGCGCTGCTCAGTATCCTGTCATACCATGGCGAAGTGCATGCGATTCCCTATAACAACTATGTGATGGGCAATCATTACCGCCGCGATCTGTTCGAGCATCCGGACGAGCAGCGCGCCTTTAGTAAACGCTTCGGCTACCCGCTGGCGCCGCCGGGCACCCTGGCCCAGCTCAGAGACATAGCTGCCTTTTTTACCCGCAAAGCCGGAGACAGCCTGGCGGGAAAGCGCCTCGACTATCCCTTCTACGGCGTTGCGCTGATGTCCGGCGACAGACCGCATATCAATGATGAGTTCTCCGCCATGCTGTGGAGTGAAGGCGACAACTGGTTTGCACCGGTTTATGACAGCAATGGCGAAGTGCATCACTTTGATGTATCAAGAAATCTTGAAAAGAAAATCAAAGTCGCCGCCCTGTATCAGGATCTGAAAAACTTCGCGGTGCCGGCAGATGATAACTTCGCCTTCAATGAAGCCGCCGACGCCCTGGCCAATGGCCGCACTGCCATGTGGCCCTTTGCCTACAATAACCTCTGGTACAAGTCTGCTGCGGTCGAGCAGCGGATTGAGGGCGCCGTGCTGGATGTAGCGCAGGTGCCGGGCGGCCATCCTTATGTGGGAGCCTATGCTTTCGCGGTCAGCTACGACAGCCGCAACCCCGAGGCCGCGTATTGGCTGCTGAAATACATGGGCTCGTATCAGGCCCAATATGACTACGCCATGGGTGGCGGCAACCCCTGTCGCATGGACGTGGCAACCCATACTGACTTTCAAAAGCCCGACCTTAAAGCCATCGGCGGCGCTTTTCTGGCAAGCCATCAGGCTAACCTTGGCTGGGGGGATGGCGTACACAAGCTTGGTCATTTCACCAGCTCAGCCATGGGGCAGATTTACCCCGAACTGGCCAAAAGTTGCTTTGCCGTGAGCCGCAATCCCGCCCGAGCCGGACAGTATTTCGGTGAGCTGAATCAGACTATCCTGCGGCTGCAAAACACCTTCGGCGAAAAAGCGGCGCTGGAGCGATGA
- a CDS encoding diguanylate cyclase → MRPLQSLKRKLTMVFYLIFLMTVGIGFIAVSLSQSLKQQVDAMVAGDLEEVRLAMTQIRQAEQLQTTIARLQNVTEESQRHTLLGDLQAQWLLLQKGTRELIEHHPDDALRTGLNQEAMAQEVMLAKLPRLDALTKEVLQARAQMANITHNLAGVQSGFTREYRAILDQQDSSAKAALDQRALPRLSQALDIHRQSAEFLYLGERLFSTLQRTTEHLSSNEINTLQRQGLRQLLEMESLALTLTDKDKAANWLSQLRHEMVGSDNLFELARNLQRRYSVAYTHLEEHALRARASADFFQDEFRRKDANIQAAGVELKRDAVAFLVLIVVAGILYCGFIWLTNWHFIAKGIIKPVIATRNAMNDIVNEKLDTELPKADNLELQQMMSSLETLKSYAAQVKAISEIDGLTGIHNRRYFDLQLATAMATHPLGHSNLGLLLFDLDFFKQYNDCYGHLAGDACLKDVVKQVRKLLPGRGETFARYGGEEFVLLLPGSDWGNLVDMAENIRAGVEALTIPHSHSMQGIVTLSIGGALLPADVHSSAAELVAMGDKALYRAKNRGKNCSEILVMAPNALPEAMDSPAS, encoded by the coding sequence ATGCGACCTCTGCAAAGCCTCAAGCGCAAGCTGACCATGGTGTTCTACCTGATTTTTTTGATGACGGTGGGCATAGGGTTTATTGCGGTGTCCCTGTCGCAGTCGCTCAAGCAACAGGTGGACGCCATGGTGGCAGGCGATCTGGAAGAAGTGCGGCTTGCCATGACCCAAATCCGTCAGGCCGAGCAGCTGCAAACCACCATCGCCAGGCTGCAAAACGTCACCGAAGAAAGCCAGCGCCATACCCTGCTGGGTGATTTGCAGGCCCAGTGGCTGTTGCTGCAAAAAGGCACCCGCGAGCTGATTGAGCATCATCCGGATGATGCACTGCGCACCGGTCTGAATCAGGAAGCCATGGCCCAGGAAGTAATGCTCGCCAAGCTGCCACGGCTCGATGCTCTTACCAAGGAGGTGTTGCAGGCCCGGGCGCAGATGGCCAACATCACCCACAATCTGGCGGGTGTGCAATCGGGTTTCACCCGCGAGTACCGGGCAATACTGGATCAGCAGGACAGCAGCGCCAAGGCGGCGCTCGACCAACGGGCACTGCCACGGTTAAGCCAAGCCCTCGACATTCACCGCCAGAGCGCCGAGTTCTTGTATTTGGGCGAGCGGCTGTTCTCCACCCTGCAGCGCACCACAGAACATTTGAGCAGTAATGAAATCAATACATTACAGCGACAGGGATTGCGTCAGCTACTCGAGATGGAGTCGCTGGCGCTAACCCTGACCGATAAAGACAAGGCAGCAAACTGGCTGTCGCAACTGCGCCACGAAATGGTGGGCAGTGATAACCTGTTCGAACTCGCCCGCAACCTGCAACGCCGCTACAGTGTGGCCTATACCCATCTCGAAGAACATGCCCTGCGCGCCCGTGCCAGCGCCGACTTTTTCCAGGATGAATTCAGACGCAAAGACGCCAATATCCAAGCCGCCGGGGTGGAGTTGAAGCGCGATGCGGTGGCATTTCTGGTGCTAATTGTGGTGGCCGGCATTCTTTACTGCGGCTTTATCTGGCTGACCAACTGGCATTTCATTGCCAAGGGCATCATCAAGCCGGTTATCGCCACTCGCAACGCCATGAACGATATCGTCAACGAGAAACTCGATACCGAACTGCCCAAGGCCGATAACCTCGAATTACAGCAAATGATGAGCTCACTCGAGACCCTGAAAAGCTACGCCGCACAGGTGAAGGCCATCTCCGAAATCGATGGTCTCACCGGTATCCACAACCGGCGCTACTTCGATTTGCAGCTGGCCACCGCCATGGCAACCCATCCCCTCGGCCACAGCAATCTGGGGCTGCTGCTGTTCGATTTGGACTTCTTCAAGCAGTACAACGACTGCTACGGCCATCTGGCGGGGGACGCCTGCCTCAAGGACGTGGTAAAGCAGGTTCGCAAGCTGCTGCCGGGCCGGGGAGAAACCTTTGCCCGATATGGCGGTGAAGAATTTGTGCTGCTGCTGCCGGGCTCAGACTGGGGCAATCTGGTAGATATGGCCGAAAACATCCGCGCCGGGGTCGAGGCGCTGACTATCCCCCACAGCCACAGTATGCAGGGCATAGTCACCCTGAGCATTGGCGGCGCCCTGTTGCCTGCCGATGTGCACAGCAGCGCCGCCGAGCTTGTTGCCATGGGCGATAAGGCCCTGTACCGGGCCAAGAATCGTGGCAAAAACTGCTCTGAAATCCTGGTCATGGCGCCAAATGCCCTGCCGGAAGCCATGGATTCACCGGCAAGCTGA
- a CDS encoding zinc-dependent peptidase, giving the protein MTALIIVTLLGLGAILWIASGPRRAQYRRQQLADTTFPAPWRAILKRRVFAYGRLPDHLQQELRRKILIFLGEKQFIGCNGFEITDEVRVTVAAQACLLLLNRDTDFYPGLRQILIYPNAFYVDRTEKDAAGVVWERHALLSGESWSQGQVLLSWKDIEEDCAHPFDGFNVVMHEFAHQLDQEDGRADGAPPLPSRERYRRWSEVMQKEYDALCRAAEWGEQSLFDYYGATEPAEFFAVITEVFFTKARDFAALHPALYRELATYYRLDPAGWQ; this is encoded by the coding sequence ATGACAGCGCTGATTATTGTGACCTTACTGGGCCTTGGCGCCATCCTTTGGATAGCATCAGGCCCAAGGCGCGCCCAATATCGCCGGCAGCAACTTGCCGACACCACCTTCCCCGCGCCCTGGCGTGCCATTCTAAAGCGCCGAGTATTTGCCTACGGCAGACTGCCGGATCATCTGCAGCAAGAGCTTCGCAGAAAGATACTGATTTTCCTGGGCGAAAAGCAGTTTATCGGCTGCAATGGCTTCGAAATCACCGACGAGGTGAGAGTCACTGTGGCCGCCCAGGCCTGTTTGCTGCTGCTCAATCGCGACACCGACTTTTACCCGGGTCTTCGGCAAATTCTTATATATCCCAATGCCTTCTATGTGGATCGCACCGAAAAGGATGCTGCCGGTGTGGTGTGGGAGCGCCATGCGCTGCTGTCAGGCGAGTCCTGGAGTCAGGGGCAGGTACTGCTGTCGTGGAAAGATATCGAAGAAGACTGCGCCCATCCGTTCGATGGTTTTAACGTGGTGATGCATGAATTTGCCCACCAGCTGGATCAGGAAGATGGCCGCGCCGATGGCGCGCCGCCACTGCCAAGCCGCGAGCGCTACCGCCGTTGGTCCGAGGTGATGCAAAAGGAATACGACGCCCTCTGCCGCGCCGCTGAATGGGGCGAGCAGAGCCTGTTCGACTACTATGGCGCCACCGAGCCTGCGGAATTTTTCGCGGTGATCACCGAAGTTTTCTTTACCAAGGCCAGGGATTTTGCCGCGCTGCACCCGGCGCTGTACCGCGAACTGGCCACATACTACCGGCTGGATCCCGCCGGATGGCAATGA
- a CDS encoding nuclear transport factor 2 family protein, producing MINKSLLIAALLLSPFAMATDESEAGAVLDALHSHAAKADWPAYFAIYTDNAVFIGTAVEERWNMDEFRRYATPTKGWDYQPKSRHFIEHGDTLLFDEILYNDKYGTSRGTGAMVKTAKGWQVLQYHLSFPVPNEVAKEVTQTIMAFEKSQSGR from the coding sequence ATGATAAACAAATCGCTTCTTATCGCAGCCCTACTCCTTTCCCCCTTCGCCATGGCGACTGACGAGTCTGAGGCAGGTGCCGTGCTGGATGCCTTGCACAGCCATGCCGCCAAAGCCGACTGGCCCGCGTATTTCGCCATTTATACCGACAATGCGGTGTTTATTGGCACCGCAGTCGAAGAGCGCTGGAATATGGACGAGTTTCGCCGCTACGCCACGCCCACCAAGGGGTGGGACTATCAGCCCAAATCACGCCACTTTATCGAACACGGTGATACCCTGCTGTTCGATGAAATCCTTTACAACGACAAGTACGGCACATCCAGAGGCACAGGCGCCATGGTGAAAACCGCTAAAGGCTGGCAGGTACTGCAATACCATTTAAGCTTCCCGGTACCCAATGAGGTGGCAAAAGAGGTTACTCAAACCATTATGGCATTTGAGAAAAGCCAGTCTGGACGCTGA
- a CDS encoding HDOD domain-containing protein, with amino-acid sequence MKSIANEPKGVDYWTKRISEQEMPALCSTVKTLEKLAKDDVSSMAILGRSVMHDNALTSRILRVANSATYNKGISQVTTVSRAAVVLGFDTIRNICITAKLLSSLLENKNLTPGVYQRLLKLMARSFQAAMLARMMLAGHDEEMQEEAFIAALLYHLGESAFWSMGGPLANELDRALEGVEDPVTLLGLVREHLGTSFGQLTQGIARNWGLGEVLMKSLNNPDERTPEIRAIFVANKLSQELSETYPDHAELEKRVRQAAEMMGLKPEEFKHRAIQCANATHKLAEAYGAKVLVDYLPKPERLLESQESLSAGRWREADVGIQLKKLKELTGFAVSKADINQVMQTTLEGILHGVGVDSCAVLLLSPSRKMLQPRIVLGENSETIKREFVVDITEPDHLFRQAVDLKQPMWIDSPDSPRWRLNIDEQLRKRLAKHGFMLAPMIVDSKVIGIFYADRGISGRSFGEEEFDNFTHFTQLANVCFSVSVRH; translated from the coding sequence TTGAAGAGCATTGCCAACGAACCCAAAGGGGTAGATTACTGGACCAAGCGGATCAGCGAGCAGGAAATGCCAGCGCTGTGCTCAACGGTCAAAACCCTGGAAAAATTGGCCAAGGACGATGTGTCCTCCATGGCCATACTCGGGCGCAGTGTAATGCACGACAATGCGCTCACTTCCCGTATTTTGCGGGTTGCCAACAGCGCCACCTACAACAAGGGCATCAGCCAGGTCACCACAGTCAGCCGAGCCGCGGTGGTGCTGGGCTTTGATACCATCCGCAATATCTGCATTACCGCCAAACTGCTCTCAAGCCTGCTGGAAAACAAAAATCTCACCCCAGGTGTGTACCAACGGCTTTTGAAATTGATGGCGCGCTCGTTTCAGGCAGCCATGCTTGCCAGGATGATGCTGGCAGGCCACGACGAAGAAATGCAGGAAGAGGCCTTTATCGCCGCGCTCCTGTATCACCTGGGTGAGAGTGCCTTTTGGAGCATGGGCGGGCCACTGGCCAATGAGCTGGATAGGGCGCTGGAAGGCGTTGAAGATCCTGTGACACTCCTTGGCCTGGTCAGAGAGCATCTGGGCACCAGTTTTGGTCAGCTCACCCAGGGGATTGCCCGTAACTGGGGCCTTGGCGAAGTGCTGATGAAGTCGCTTAATAACCCCGATGAACGCACCCCGGAGATCCGCGCGATTTTTGTGGCCAACAAGTTGTCGCAGGAGCTGTCAGAAACCTATCCGGATCATGCCGAGCTTGAGAAACGGGTACGCCAGGCGGCCGAAATGATGGGGCTTAAGCCGGAGGAGTTCAAACACAGAGCCATCCAGTGCGCCAACGCTACCCACAAGTTGGCCGAAGCCTATGGCGCCAAGGTGTTGGTGGACTACTTGCCTAAGCCTGAGCGGCTGCTTGAGTCGCAGGAAAGCCTCAGTGCCGGTCGTTGGCGCGAAGCCGATGTGGGTATTCAGCTTAAAAAACTCAAAGAGTTAACCGGTTTTGCCGTCAGCAAGGCCGATATCAATCAGGTGATGCAGACTACTCTTGAAGGCATTTTGCATGGGGTAGGGGTGGACTCCTGCGCCGTGCTGTTGCTGTCGCCAAGCCGCAAGATGTTGCAGCCGCGGATTGTGCTGGGTGAAAACAGCGAAACCATCAAGCGCGAGTTCGTGGTGGATATTACCGAGCCCGATCATCTGTTCCGCCAGGCAGTGGATTTAAAGCAGCCAATGTGGATAGACTCGCCCGACTCACCCCGCTGGCGTCTGAATATCGATGAGCAGCTGAGGAAGCGACTCGCCAAGCACGGTTTTATGTTGGCGCCCATGATAGTGGATAGCAAGGTGATTGGTATCTTCTATGCCGACCGGGGGATTTCCGGCCGCAGTTTTGGTGAAGAAGAATTCGATAACTTCACCCATTTCACCCAACTGGCCAATGTGTGTTTTTCGGTGTCCGTTAGGCACTGA
- the aceA gene encoding isocitrate lyase has product MSKYISRQEQIDALKKDWAENPRWKGVRRPYTAEEVVSLRGSFVPENTVAQRGAEKLWELVNGGAKKGYVNSLGALTGGQAVQQAKAGIEAIYLSGWQVAADANLAGTMYPDQSLYPANSVPAVVGRINNSFRRADQIQWSNGVGPEDDKFVDYFLPIVADAEAGFGGVLNAYELMKGMIEAGAAGVHFEDQLASVKKCGHMGGKVLVPTQEAVQKLVAARLAADVSAVPTLVIARTDANAADLLTSDCDPYDGDFITGERTSEGFYRVRAGLDQAIARGLAYAPYADLIWCETAKPDLEEARRFAEAIHAKYPDQLLAYNCSPSFNWKKNLDDATIAKFQQELSDMGYKYQFITLAGIHNMWFNMFDLAYDYARGEGMKHYVEKVQEAEFAAASKGYTFVAHQQEVGTGYFDKMTNIIQGGESSVTALTGSTEEDQFH; this is encoded by the coding sequence ATGAGCAAGTACATCAGCCGCCAGGAACAAATCGACGCACTGAAAAAAGACTGGGCCGAAAACCCACGTTGGAAAGGCGTTCGCCGCCCATATACCGCCGAGGAAGTGGTGTCACTGCGTGGCTCATTTGTGCCTGAAAACACCGTGGCTCAGCGCGGCGCTGAAAAGCTGTGGGAACTGGTAAACGGCGGAGCCAAAAAAGGCTACGTAAACTCACTGGGCGCCTTGACCGGTGGCCAGGCGGTACAGCAGGCCAAAGCCGGTATCGAAGCCATTTATCTGTCTGGCTGGCAGGTTGCTGCCGATGCCAACCTGGCCGGCACCATGTACCCTGATCAGTCGCTGTACCCAGCCAACTCAGTGCCTGCCGTTGTGGGTCGTATCAACAACTCGTTCCGCCGCGCCGACCAGATCCAATGGAGCAACGGTGTGGGCCCGGAAGATGACAAGTTTGTTGATTACTTCCTGCCAATCGTGGCCGATGCCGAAGCCGGCTTTGGCGGCGTGCTCAACGCCTATGAGCTGATGAAGGGCATGATTGAAGCGGGCGCTGCCGGTGTGCACTTTGAAGATCAGCTGGCGTCAGTGAAGAAGTGTGGCCACATGGGCGGTAAGGTGCTGGTTCCAACTCAGGAAGCGGTACAGAAGCTGGTTGCAGCCCGTCTGGCGGCCGACGTGTCTGCCGTGCCTACCCTGGTGATTGCCCGTACCGACGCCAACGCGGCCGATTTGCTGACCTCTGACTGCGACCCATACGATGGCGACTTCATCACCGGCGAGCGCACCAGCGAAGGCTTCTATCGCGTCCGTGCCGGTCTGGATCAGGCCATTGCCCGTGGTCTGGCATATGCGCCATACGCCGACCTTATCTGGTGTGAAACTGCCAAGCCAGATCTGGAAGAAGCCCGCCGCTTCGCCGAGGCAATCCATGCCAAGTACCCTGATCAGCTGCTGGCTTACAACTGCTCACCTTCTTTCAACTGGAAGAAGAACCTGGACGACGCCACCATCGCCAAGTTCCAGCAAGAGCTGTCTGACATGGGCTACAAGTACCAATTCATCACTCTGGCCGGTATCCACAATATGTGGTTCAACATGTTCGACCTGGCGTACGACTACGCTCGCGGCGAAGGCATGAAGCACTATGTTGAGAAGGTACAGGAAGCCGAGTTTGCCGCCGCCAGCAAGGGTTACACCTTCGTGGCGCACCAGCAGGAGGTGGGCACCGGCTACTTCGACAAGATGACCAATATTATTCAGGGCGGTGAGTCTTCTGTGACCGCGCTGACCGGCTCCACCGAGGAGGATCAGTTCCACTGA
- the aceB gene encoding malate synthase A, with protein MTEQILDNAQITKGLEVTGHPVQGQDEIFTEGALALLDSLCRQFAADVDGLLEKRQQRQARIDKGELPDFLPETRAIRDGKWSIRGIPEDLQDRRVEITGPVDRKMIINALNANVKVFMADFEDSLAPSWEKVVTGQINLRDAVRGTIEYTAPETGKQYRLNDNPAVLIARVRGLHLKEKHVQFNGAAVPGALVDFALYFYHNYRQLLAKGSGPYFYVPKLESHLEARWWAKVFAFTEERFCLQPGTIKCTCLIETLPAVFEMDEILYELRSNIVALNCGRWDYIFSYIKTLKNHSDRVLPDRQQVTMDKPFLSAYSRLLVKTCHKRGALAMGGMAAFIPAKDAEANRLVLERVCRDKELEARNGHDGTWVAHPGLADTAMSIFNQYIGDDHCNQLHITRDVDAPILASELLQPCEGERTEHGMRLNIRIALQYIEAWISGNGCVPIYGLMEDAATAEISRASIWQWIRHGKSLSNGKPVTKALFREMLVEELANVKEEVGSERFTHGKFTQAAVLLEEITTSDEMVEFLTLPGYELLTKQEH; from the coding sequence ATGACAGAGCAAATTTTGGATAACGCACAGATAACAAAGGGACTGGAAGTTACCGGTCATCCGGTTCAGGGCCAGGACGAGATATTCACCGAGGGTGCGCTGGCATTACTCGACAGCCTGTGCCGCCAGTTTGCTGCAGATGTGGATGGTCTGCTGGAAAAACGCCAGCAGCGCCAGGCGCGTATAGATAAAGGTGAGCTGCCAGACTTCCTGCCCGAAACCCGTGCCATCCGCGATGGAAAATGGTCAATCCGTGGCATTCCAGAAGACTTGCAGGACCGCCGGGTCGAAATCACCGGCCCTGTGGATCGCAAGATGATCATCAACGCCCTCAATGCCAACGTGAAGGTGTTTATGGCCGACTTCGAAGACTCACTGGCACCCAGCTGGGAAAAGGTGGTCACGGGTCAGATTAACCTGCGTGATGCGGTGCGGGGCACCATTGAGTACACGGCGCCTGAAACCGGTAAGCAGTATCGTCTCAACGATAACCCTGCGGTGTTGATTGCCCGGGTGCGCGGCCTGCACCTGAAAGAAAAGCATGTGCAGTTCAATGGCGCCGCAGTGCCTGGTGCACTGGTGGATTTTGCCCTCTATTTCTACCACAACTACCGTCAGTTGCTGGCCAAGGGCAGCGGTCCTTACTTCTACGTGCCTAAGCTTGAGAGCCATCTCGAAGCGCGTTGGTGGGCCAAGGTGTTTGCCTTTACCGAAGAGAGATTCTGTCTGCAGCCCGGCACCATCAAGTGTACCTGCCTGATTGAGACCCTGCCGGCGGTGTTCGAAATGGATGAAATCCTCTATGAGCTGCGCTCGAACATTGTCGCGCTGAACTGTGGCCGCTGGGACTATATCTTCAGCTATATCAAAACCTTGAAAAATCATTCTGACAGAGTGCTGCCAGACCGTCAGCAGGTGACCATGGATAAGCCATTCCTCAGTGCCTACTCGCGATTGCTGGTTAAAACCTGCCACAAGCGCGGCGCCCTGGCCATGGGCGGCATGGCGGCCTTTATCCCCGCCAAAGACGCCGAAGCCAATCGTCTGGTGCTGGAGCGGGTGTGCCGCGATAAGGAGCTCGAAGCCCGTAACGGTCACGATGGCACCTGGGTGGCTCATCCGGGGCTGGCAGACACCGCTATGTCGATATTCAACCAGTACATTGGCGATGACCATTGCAACCAGCTGCACATTACCCGCGATGTGGATGCGCCCATCCTGGCGAGCGAGCTGTTACAGCCCTGCGAAGGTGAGCGCACCGAGCATGGTATGCGCCTCAATATCCGTATCGCACTGCAATACATTGAGGCGTGGATCAGCGGCAACGGCTGCGTGCCTATCTACGGCCTGATGGAAGATGCTGCCACGGCGGAAATCTCCCGCGCCTCCATCTGGCAGTGGATCCGCCATGGCAAGAGCCTGTCCAACGGCAAGCCGGTGACCAAGGCACTGTTCCGCGAGATGTTGGTTGAGGAGCTTGCCAACGTCAAAGAAGAGGTGGGCAGCGAGCGCTTTACCCACGGCAAGTTCACCCAGGCCGCCGTGCTGCTGGAAGAAATCACCACCAGCGACGAAATGGTGGAGTTCCTTACTCTGCCGGGCTACGAGCTGCTGACCAAACAAGAACACTGA